The proteins below come from a single Chitinophaga pinensis DSM 2588 genomic window:
- a CDS encoding DUF6999 family protein, producing the protein MLHTKEYYEQMPHDTRNPSHWHALFLDKSIPFNPDAKAAFLYDSSTKSRQFLYPVIKAFARISIVLMQIFKIFIPNLINAPKMLHKSLYWGMRYFITPEANFLILRHFYLGSEVLRFIKDNVRGAENIPMNPLKPTAVSHVRDNLFLEHDLNLYNFIINLNKAIDEKGVKVSKQEKPDFSAISTTPIPFEQFRHRWTNFIDLGTAIEIFTPVYQFFLTDADFWRATNSLQLDEVIGIYAATIMDCPEKLTALNNKHPMIPLPMAGAAFRLLLHGFSTEVLHALLVQAKLEQQRQTVLVDVE; encoded by the coding sequence ATGTTACATACCAAAGAGTACTATGAGCAGATGCCGCATGACACGCGTAATCCGAGTCACTGGCACGCGCTCTTCCTGGATAAAAGCATCCCTTTCAATCCGGATGCGAAAGCCGCTTTCCTGTACGATTCTTCTACTAAAAGCCGGCAGTTCCTGTATCCGGTGATAAAAGCCTTTGCAAGGATCAGTATTGTGCTGATGCAGATCTTTAAGATCTTTATCCCCAATCTGATCAATGCCCCCAAAATGCTGCATAAGAGCCTTTACTGGGGCATGAGATACTTTATCACCCCGGAGGCCAACTTTTTGATCTTACGGCATTTTTACCTGGGTTCTGAGGTCTTACGCTTTATTAAGGATAATGTAAGGGGAGCAGAAAATATTCCCATGAATCCACTGAAGCCAACGGCGGTGAGTCATGTCAGGGATAACCTCTTCCTGGAACACGACCTGAACCTGTATAACTTTATCATTAACCTGAATAAGGCGATTGACGAGAAAGGAGTAAAGGTCAGTAAACAGGAAAAGCCTGATTTCAGTGCGATATCCACCACTCCGATTCCTTTTGAACAGTTTCGTCACCGGTGGACCAACTTCATCGACCTGGGTACAGCGATAGAGATATTCACACCGGTATACCAGTTCTTCTTAACAGATGCCGATTTCTGGCGCGCGACTAACTCGCTGCAACTGGATGAAGTGATTGGTATTTATGCGGCGACCATTATGGATTGTCCGGAAAAACTGACAGCGCTCAATAACAAACACCCGATGATACCACTGCCAATGGCAGGTGCGGCGTTCAGACTGTTGTTACATGGGTTTTCCACGGAGGTACTGCACGCATTACTGGTACAGGCTAAACTGGAACAGCAACGGCAGACGGTGTTAGTAGATGTCGAATAG
- a CDS encoding beta-ketoacyl-ACP synthase III: protein MHKVFITATGKFLPNTAIPNEAMEDYLGRINGQSSRTKDIFLRKNGIKSRYYALDTQQQTTHQAYEMASKAIDDCLEGAAAGKQNIDFLSTATTQSDLPVPGFASMVQGESGIGTCTLASHQSVCAASIMAIQNAYMHVQAGQSRNAVSCAAELPSRMFKASRFAGQSIVGTDAALPADIDFLRWMLSDGAGAMLLQPVPSRTGVSLEIEWIDLRSYAHQYDLCMYTGTNKQADGSISKTWLDYESMSAADKDGAINLKQDMQLVDNIVKLGIQRFFELVDEKKIAPEAIDWLVCHYSSHHFKKQITDLLEKGGADIPAEKWFTNLYTVGNIGSASIFVMLDELLHSGKLKHGQQVLCMVPESGRFITGYMMLRVVAPAAPGVVTEDIATIKAPAIRTQQKPVQEWLVRQLTGVWFDFERSLQQVPIVKRIFNGQLTLEEYKRLLLNLRQQVIDGSQWIARAASNVSMEYFHVRSSFIRHSSDEHRDYQILEKNYINCGGNEQDLYTGEKNIGSEALSAYMFQRASQPDPFDLLGGMFIIEGLGNRVSGKWGRAIQQQLQLNADQVSFFIYHESSDSNDNHFERFENAIQSDLLTQAIAQKIVKTAKVVARLYRMQLEELDNF from the coding sequence ATGCACAAAGTATTTATCACGGCTACCGGAAAATTTTTACCCAATACTGCTATCCCCAATGAAGCGATGGAAGACTACCTGGGCAGAATTAACGGACAGTCATCCCGTACCAAAGATATTTTCCTGAGAAAGAATGGTATCAAATCACGTTATTATGCGCTCGATACACAGCAGCAAACCACCCATCAGGCTTATGAAATGGCATCCAAAGCGATTGATGATTGCCTGGAAGGCGCTGCTGCGGGCAAACAAAATATAGACTTCCTCAGTACCGCTACCACACAAAGTGATCTGCCCGTGCCCGGCTTCGCCAGTATGGTACAGGGAGAAAGCGGTATCGGCACCTGTACACTGGCATCACACCAGAGTGTTTGTGCTGCCAGCATCATGGCCATACAAAATGCTTATATGCATGTACAGGCAGGTCAGTCGCGTAACGCTGTATCCTGTGCTGCAGAACTGCCCAGCAGGATGTTCAAAGCTTCCCGCTTTGCAGGCCAATCTATCGTTGGCACGGACGCTGCATTACCTGCGGATATTGATTTCCTCCGCTGGATGCTGAGTGATGGTGCAGGCGCTATGTTATTACAACCTGTTCCTTCCCGTACAGGCGTATCCCTGGAAATTGAATGGATCGATCTCCGTTCCTATGCACACCAGTATGACCTCTGTATGTATACCGGTACCAACAAACAGGCAGATGGCAGCATTAGTAAAACCTGGCTGGATTACGAGAGCATGAGTGCCGCCGATAAAGACGGCGCTATCAACCTGAAGCAGGACATGCAACTGGTGGATAACATTGTTAAACTGGGCATTCAACGCTTCTTTGAACTGGTAGATGAAAAGAAGATCGCACCTGAAGCCATCGACTGGCTGGTATGCCATTATTCCTCCCATCATTTCAAAAAACAGATCACTGATCTGTTAGAGAAAGGCGGTGCAGATATTCCGGCAGAGAAATGGTTTACCAACTTATACACAGTCGGTAATATCGGTTCAGCCTCCATCTTCGTGATGCTGGATGAATTGCTGCACAGCGGCAAACTGAAACATGGCCAGCAGGTGCTTTGTATGGTACCCGAAAGTGGCCGTTTCATCACTGGTTACATGATGCTGAGAGTAGTCGCCCCGGCAGCTCCGGGTGTAGTCACCGAAGATATCGCCACTATCAAGGCGCCGGCAATCAGAACACAGCAGAAACCGGTACAGGAATGGCTGGTAAGACAACTGACCGGCGTATGGTTTGACTTCGAACGCTCCCTGCAACAGGTACCGATCGTAAAGCGGATATTCAACGGTCAGCTGACACTGGAAGAATACAAACGCCTGCTGCTGAATCTTCGTCAGCAGGTGATTGACGGTTCCCAATGGATCGCACGTGCAGCCTCCAATGTCAGTATGGAATATTTCCATGTACGTTCCTCTTTTATCAGGCATTCTTCTGACGAGCACCGCGATTATCAGATCCTGGAAAAGAACTATATTAACTGTGGCGGGAATGAACAAGACCTGTATACAGGTGAGAAGAATATTGGTAGTGAAGCGCTGAGCGCCTATATGTTCCAGCGGGCCAGTCAGCCTGACCCTTTTGATCTCTTAGGTGGCATGTTTATCATCGAGGGACTGGGCAACAGGGTATCCGGTAAATGGGGACGCGCCATCCAGCAACAGCTCCAGCTGAATGCGGACCAGGTATCCTTCTTTATCTATCATGAAAGCAGCGACAGCAACGACAACCATTTCGAACGTTTCGAGAATGCTATACAGTCTGACCTGCTGACACAGGCAATAGCACAGAAGATCGTCAAAACAGCCAAAGTGGTAGCAAGACTTTATAGGATGCAGCTGGAGGAGCTGGACAATTTCTAA
- the recB gene encoding exodeoxyribonuclease V subunit beta: protein MNEHINYQDFNAATVPLQDSNLIEASAGTGKTYSIAILVLRLVLENGLSIKEILMVTFTKAAVAELEERIRLFVRTAYKISQGQETRDENIFRLVEEAVERNGLAAVQQQLRDAVLFLDETAVLTIHSFCQKTLNEFAFETDQLFGAEMIQDTKTLIAEEVQKFWRKYVTTLHIRLLEKVWEPDMMEGINVALNEHMGGKRYYAYQPGKRYAIKQKEQEEWLHQLDAIDDKKAAVEKILMDYVINERETLRGLCEGNRYAKTALLPCMDDPELFIKTVADKRNSAKYISTLLPDMLAHMDEVAVVDEERKGVVQQVISRLYCFAIEEIAAGVKGFKKRNNLLSYDDMITNLHKSLVDRNNPKLEEVLREKYKAVFVDEFQDTDRMQYEIFEKAFGESTILFYIGDPKQSIYAWRKADIFTYFKARASVQHVYGMNRNFRSSEPFIAAMNQFFLPVPGFDTFYFEGEGSAINYIKVDSPESNTKGLLFRGDEPDVPISVFNTSNSTELSESVAAQVAALLRSGEYFIGDEDERRPVKPSDIGILVRTGRQGREVKAQLARLGIPAVTVDDAKVLQSEEATYLLYLMEAMLAPDRSSINRALLSPFTGLKLESVLTLDDEVTLGLFGNYKNRWQQDGIYTAMMDFVTDFNVRNVLLHAHTESGERIISNLFQLTELVHQIQSRKNLSMTELVSWLKRGIDGMATEGDEYEQRMESDEEAVNIVTIHKSKGLEYKIVMAPYLDFVENKYIAFFSFRDPLTGDYVGVEKKRMTDEQQASYARQAEQENRRLLYVAITRGVYKCFVFRNNYHKKSTLLTFLEALVAAAPSPDIIRFEEGMPVAPEQQAGNKVLPLAPVDPDMPVRFVLKEQNWRKMSYTMLAAKAEHNLRTRASQKEDPYETFIFHTLKRGAKTGNLLHFLFENINFSEDSRWEKWITETVRRFVPGQQDLYGPMLRQLLEHVLQTDITVDGRTFPLAAIIWHKRIPEFEFDFPVSAFFPDMLNGLSDDRTSVVVRRFHEQGSSELEGIMNGKMDLFFEHEGRYYILDWKSNYLGGTPEDYTPTAVSAAMNENNYHLQYLIYTLAAKKYLESRLHAFDYETQFGGVIYCFVRGIRKGQSTGIFTTKPPLSKILQLESSLSPNVNRKQPPQQKLFDIY from the coding sequence ATGAACGAACATATCAACTACCAGGATTTTAATGCGGCCACCGTACCTCTGCAGGATAGTAACCTGATAGAGGCCAGTGCCGGTACAGGAAAAACATATTCCATCGCCATTCTCGTACTGAGACTGGTGCTGGAGAATGGGCTTTCTATTAAAGAAATCCTGATGGTGACCTTCACCAAAGCAGCCGTAGCTGAACTGGAAGAACGTATCCGTTTATTTGTGCGTACTGCTTATAAGATCAGCCAGGGACAGGAAACCCGGGATGAAAACATCTTCCGGCTGGTAGAAGAAGCCGTAGAACGTAATGGCCTGGCCGCCGTACAGCAACAGTTGAGAGATGCGGTATTGTTCCTGGATGAAACGGCCGTGCTGACTATTCACAGCTTCTGTCAGAAGACCTTGAATGAGTTCGCCTTTGAAACAGACCAGTTGTTTGGCGCTGAGATGATCCAGGATACCAAAACCCTGATAGCAGAAGAAGTACAGAAGTTCTGGCGTAAATATGTCACCACCCTGCACATCCGTTTGCTGGAAAAAGTATGGGAGCCGGATATGATGGAGGGGATCAATGTAGCCCTGAATGAACATATGGGCGGGAAGCGTTATTATGCTTATCAACCTGGTAAGAGATATGCCATCAAACAGAAGGAACAGGAGGAATGGTTGCATCAGCTGGATGCAATAGATGATAAGAAAGCGGCGGTTGAAAAAATCCTGATGGATTATGTGATCAATGAAAGAGAAACATTGAGGGGATTATGCGAAGGAAACAGGTATGCTAAGACGGCATTATTGCCTTGCATGGATGATCCTGAATTATTTATAAAGACAGTAGCTGACAAAAGAAACAGCGCCAAATATATCAGCACATTGCTGCCTGACATGCTGGCACACATGGACGAGGTAGCCGTTGTGGATGAAGAACGGAAAGGGGTTGTACAGCAGGTGATCAGTCGTTTGTATTGCTTTGCCATAGAAGAGATAGCGGCGGGTGTAAAAGGCTTTAAAAAGCGAAACAACCTGCTGAGTTACGATGATATGATCACCAACCTGCATAAGTCACTGGTGGACAGAAATAACCCGAAGCTGGAGGAAGTGCTGCGGGAGAAATACAAGGCAGTATTTGTGGATGAATTCCAGGATACTGACAGGATGCAGTACGAGATCTTTGAAAAAGCTTTCGGAGAAAGCACCATCCTGTTTTATATCGGTGATCCCAAGCAAAGTATCTATGCCTGGCGTAAGGCGGATATCTTTACCTATTTCAAGGCCAGGGCCAGTGTACAGCATGTATATGGTATGAACCGTAACTTCCGTTCATCTGAACCTTTTATTGCGGCGATGAACCAGTTCTTCCTGCCCGTACCTGGATTTGATACCTTCTATTTTGAAGGAGAAGGCAGTGCCATCAACTATATCAAGGTAGATAGTCCGGAGAGCAATACCAAAGGATTACTTTTCAGAGGAGATGAACCGGATGTGCCGATCTCCGTTTTTAACACATCTAATAGCACAGAACTTTCTGAGAGTGTGGCCGCACAGGTCGCAGCTTTACTGAGAAGCGGGGAATATTTTATCGGTGATGAAGATGAACGTCGTCCTGTAAAACCATCTGATATCGGTATCCTCGTGCGTACCGGCCGGCAGGGCAGGGAAGTAAAGGCACAGCTGGCGAGACTGGGTATACCTGCCGTGACGGTAGATGATGCAAAGGTATTACAATCAGAAGAGGCGACTTACCTGTTATACCTGATGGAGGCGATGCTGGCGCCTGACAGGTCTTCCATCAACCGTGCCCTGTTATCGCCTTTTACGGGTCTGAAACTGGAATCCGTACTGACACTGGATGATGAAGTAACGCTGGGCTTATTCGGCAACTATAAAAACAGGTGGCAGCAGGATGGTATCTATACCGCAATGATGGATTTTGTAACCGACTTCAATGTGCGTAACGTATTGCTCCATGCACATACAGAAAGTGGGGAACGTATCATTTCCAATCTCTTTCAGCTGACGGAACTGGTACACCAGATCCAGAGCCGTAAGAACCTGTCTATGACAGAACTGGTATCCTGGCTCAAACGTGGTATAGACGGAATGGCCACAGAAGGTGACGAGTATGAGCAGCGTATGGAAAGTGATGAAGAAGCGGTGAATATCGTGACCATTCACAAGAGTAAAGGACTGGAATACAAAATCGTGATGGCGCCTTATCTCGACTTTGTAGAAAACAAGTATATAGCGTTTTTTAGTTTCCGTGACCCGCTGACTGGTGATTATGTAGGTGTGGAAAAGAAGCGTATGACAGATGAACAGCAGGCTTCTTATGCACGTCAGGCAGAGCAGGAGAACAGACGTTTGTTATACGTAGCTATCACCCGTGGTGTGTATAAATGTTTTGTATTCCGGAATAACTATCATAAAAAATCTACCCTGCTTACTTTCCTGGAAGCATTAGTGGCAGCAGCGCCTTCTCCTGACATTATCCGTTTTGAAGAAGGAATGCCGGTAGCGCCTGAACAGCAGGCCGGCAATAAGGTCTTACCACTCGCTCCGGTTGATCCGGATATGCCTGTCAGGTTTGTGCTGAAAGAACAGAACTGGCGGAAGATGAGTTATACCATGCTGGCGGCAAAGGCGGAGCATAATCTGCGGACAAGGGCTTCTCAAAAGGAAGATCCTTACGAAACCTTTATTTTCCACACATTGAAACGTGGCGCGAAGACGGGGAATCTGCTGCACTTCCTGTTTGAGAATATCAATTTCTCTGAGGATAGTCGCTGGGAAAAATGGATCACAGAAACAGTACGCCGTTTTGTACCCGGGCAGCAGGACTTATATGGCCCGATGTTGAGACAGTTACTGGAGCATGTGTTACAGACAGATATTACGGTAGATGGACGCACATTCCCATTGGCGGCTATCATCTGGCATAAACGTATCCCTGAGTTTGAGTTTGACTTCCCGGTATCCGCGTTTTTCCCGGATATGCTGAACGGTCTTTCTGATGACAGAACGAGTGTAGTCGTACGTCGTTTCCATGAACAGGGCAGCAGTGAACTGGAAGGTATCATGAATGGGAAAATGGACCTGTTCTTTGAGCACGAAGGCAGGTATTATATCCTTGACTGGAAATCCAACTATCTGGGAGGAACGCCGGAAGATTATACACCGACCGCTGTATCCGCAGCGATGAACGAAAACAACTATCACCTGCAATACCTGATTTATACGCTGGCAGCTAAGAAATACCTGGAGAGCCGCTTACATGCATTTGACTATGAAACGCAATTCGGCGGGGTGATCTACTGTTTTGTCAGGGGCATAAGAAAAGGGCAGTCTACCGGTATATTTACCACTAAACCACCCTTATCTAAAATATTACAGCTGGAAAGTAGTTTGTCTCCCAATGTAAACAGGAAACAACCTCCTCAGCAAAAACTATTCGACATCTACTAA
- the recC gene encoding exodeoxyribonuclease V subunit gamma → MALYLRVSNSLENLSMGLAQTLKASNSQVFEQHLIVTQTEGMNNWLKLQLAEYLGIAANCRFLKPNDLIHQIYFLMDGQYSEMLSGRNLTWLLYKLLGEDIFRETYPAVATYYHTTEPDSDLKRMALAERTADLFDQYQIYRPEMINEWNAPPEDPFAKIDWQQYLWTEAKKVSGHALPDKTIIGQHILDMLKNPDHQETLAHRMNTVHLFGLSIITAYHVQILHELSSFIDIYFHIINPSPELYWFDDKSEKQQARWRLKGRPIHESDTAGNPLLMGWGRVVQDTFGLFFKYDAFINAYESEGLVEPQPDTLLNKVQHDIFLNANEQRHPIFPEDVEDGSITINNCYTVAREVEVLYNYLVHLVDKKRETLSPRDIVVMVRDIDVYAPYIKAIFNNAPYKFRYTIADESYADSDNLFNALHAILRLNEDNFKAEEVLQLLDSSYVRKRFGINNVPLIRHVVDEANIRFGIHGAKEDETYLVSWKYGIKRIMYGICMSGDQEYGKGEEGFFPLDILEGSDSLEVIRFCHFAEVLISAIEDRKKERSISGWVEYIEGILHNMVYEPEEEIDEDYNTLMQQLSDYNLLNEYMSDTVAFDVFSHSFLQTLTGTTRTGLFVNGGITFCSLIPMRSIPFRVVAMLGLDYDKFPRREQPIGFNLMEKNKQRGDRNVKDNDKHLFLETVLSARQYLYISYVGQSAKDNSRMPPSALVDELLDYIESGCEDAEGVRNRLVTRQPLQGFSRKYGQGDERLYSYLNTAVPERIITRADKAMEQPSIEEIDLDELVRFFKNPFKAYYNKVLGIYYNDEQVLLNETEIFHLDSLQKWSLKNELLQMDTNAIANMKIRLVKTGRLPLKNMAYVALQQIEAEVQPVREKFRACINGAEEQSVQVNLDIEGTLLKGTINGVFDGKLVQVSWSKREDKYLMEAYIRYLAGRAAGVLDGMCFISGASKREAFEAIPLAQQEALRRLTALVKIFREGFEKITPFYPDFDIKPADVAGLDFSKFSKKVDKALDKGDDITIDPYISREYENGFFKDETMLDTYKVICSHLLVPLAEIIPGYYN, encoded by the coding sequence ATGGCACTATATCTGAGAGTGTCTAATTCCCTGGAGAACCTCTCCATGGGATTGGCACAGACACTGAAAGCTTCCAACAGCCAGGTGTTTGAACAACACCTGATCGTCACACAGACGGAAGGGATGAACAACTGGTTGAAATTACAGCTGGCAGAATACCTGGGTATTGCTGCCAATTGCCGTTTTCTCAAACCGAATGATCTGATCCATCAGATCTATTTCCTGATGGATGGTCAGTATTCGGAAATGCTTTCCGGCAGAAATCTTACCTGGCTGTTGTACAAATTGCTGGGAGAAGATATCTTCCGTGAAACCTATCCTGCCGTCGCTACTTATTACCATACAACAGAACCGGATAGCGATCTGAAAAGAATGGCCCTGGCAGAAAGGACAGCTGACCTTTTTGACCAGTACCAGATCTATCGTCCGGAGATGATCAATGAATGGAATGCGCCACCGGAAGACCCGTTTGCAAAGATTGACTGGCAACAATATCTGTGGACAGAAGCCAAGAAAGTATCTGGTCATGCGCTGCCTGATAAAACCATTATCGGACAGCACATCCTGGATATGCTGAAGAATCCTGATCACCAGGAGACGCTGGCACACCGGATGAATACCGTACATCTGTTCGGTCTCTCCATCATCACAGCTTATCACGTGCAGATCCTGCATGAACTGTCTTCCTTCATTGATATCTATTTCCATATCATCAACCCCTCTCCGGAACTTTACTGGTTTGATGATAAGAGTGAGAAACAACAGGCACGCTGGCGATTGAAAGGTCGTCCTATCCACGAATCGGATACAGCCGGTAATCCGTTGTTGATGGGATGGGGTAGGGTCGTACAGGATACTTTCGGCCTGTTCTTCAAATATGATGCTTTTATCAACGCCTACGAAAGCGAAGGACTGGTAGAGCCACAACCGGATACCTTGCTCAACAAAGTACAGCACGATATCTTTCTTAATGCCAATGAGCAACGGCATCCGATCTTCCCGGAAGATGTGGAAGATGGATCTATCACGATCAACAACTGTTACACGGTTGCCCGTGAGGTAGAAGTCCTGTACAACTATCTGGTACATCTCGTAGATAAAAAAAGAGAAACCTTATCTCCCCGTGATATCGTTGTCATGGTGAGAGATATTGACGTATATGCGCCTTATATCAAGGCGATCTTCAACAATGCCCCTTACAAGTTCCGGTATACGATCGCGGATGAAAGCTATGCGGACAGCGATAACCTGTTCAATGCCCTGCACGCCATCCTGCGATTGAATGAAGACAATTTTAAGGCGGAGGAAGTGCTGCAGTTACTGGATTCTTCCTATGTCCGCAAACGTTTTGGTATCAACAACGTACCATTGATCCGGCATGTTGTTGACGAAGCAAATATCCGCTTTGGTATTCACGGGGCTAAAGAAGATGAAACCTATCTTGTCAGCTGGAAATATGGTATCAAACGTATCATGTATGGTATCTGTATGAGCGGCGATCAGGAATATGGTAAAGGAGAGGAAGGGTTCTTCCCGCTGGATATACTGGAAGGGAGTGATAGTCTGGAAGTGATCCGATTCTGTCATTTTGCCGAAGTACTGATCTCTGCCATAGAAGATCGTAAGAAAGAACGTAGTATCAGTGGCTGGGTAGAGTATATCGAGGGAATATTGCACAATATGGTCTATGAACCGGAAGAGGAAATAGACGAAGACTATAATACACTCATGCAGCAGTTGTCGGATTACAACCTGCTGAATGAATATATGAGCGATACAGTGGCTTTTGACGTGTTCAGTCATAGCTTCCTGCAAACACTGACGGGTACTACCCGTACAGGTTTGTTTGTAAACGGAGGGATCACTTTCTGTTCCCTGATCCCGATGCGTAGTATTCCCTTCAGGGTAGTGGCGATGCTGGGACTGGACTATGATAAGTTTCCCCGCCGGGAACAGCCGATCGGCTTTAACCTGATGGAGAAAAACAAACAGCGGGGCGATCGTAATGTAAAGGATAACGATAAACACCTGTTCCTGGAAACGGTGCTTTCTGCACGGCAATACCTGTATATCAGTTACGTCGGACAAAGCGCCAAGGATAACAGTCGTATGCCGCCTTCTGCATTAGTGGATGAACTGCTGGATTATATAGAATCCGGTTGTGAGGATGCCGAGGGAGTCAGGAACCGCCTTGTTACCAGACAGCCTTTACAGGGCTTTAGCAGAAAATACGGACAGGGTGATGAACGGCTGTACAGTTATCTGAATACCGCTGTGCCGGAGCGTATCATTACCCGTGCTGATAAGGCGATGGAACAACCATCCATTGAGGAAATTGACCTGGATGAACTGGTCCGTTTCTTTAAGAATCCTTTTAAAGCTTACTATAACAAAGTACTGGGGATCTATTATAACGACGAACAGGTGCTGTTGAATGAAACAGAGATCTTCCACCTGGATAGTTTGCAGAAATGGAGCCTGAAGAATGAATTGTTGCAGATGGATACCAATGCCATTGCCAACATGAAGATCCGCCTGGTGAAGACGGGACGGCTGCCACTGAAGAATATGGCTTATGTGGCTTTGCAGCAGATAGAAGCAGAGGTACAGCCGGTACGCGAGAAATTCCGTGCCTGTATCAATGGGGCGGAAGAACAATCCGTACAGGTGAATCTGGATATAGAAGGCACCTTGCTGAAAGGAACTATTAACGGTGTATTCGATGGTAAGCTGGTACAGGTATCCTGGTCTAAAAGAGAGGACAAATACCTGATGGAGGCTTATATCCGGTACCTTGCCGGACGGGCGGCCGGTGTGCTGGACGGAATGTGCTTTATCTCGGGAGCCAGCAAAAGAGAAGCCTTTGAGGCGATTCCCCTGGCACAACAGGAAGCATTACGAAGACTGACGGCATTAGTAAAGATTTTCAGAGAAGGCTTTGAGAAGATTACGCCGTTTTATCCTGACTTTGACATCAAACCGGCAGATGTGGCCGGACTGGATTTCAGTAAATTCAGTAAAAAGGTGGATAAGGCCCTGGATAAAGGGGATGACATCACCATTGATCCATATATCTCCCGGGAGTATGAAAATGGTTTCTTTAAAGATGAAACGATGCTGGATACTTATAAAGTGATTTGCAGTCATCTGCTGGTACCGCTGGCGGAAATAATTCCAGGTTATTACAATTAA